In one window of Longimicrobium sp. DNA:
- a CDS encoding quinone oxidoreductase, which produces MEAIRLHQPGAADAMCVEQVPVPQPGPGEALVRLEAAGVNFIDVYKRTGLYTVPLPATLGEEGAGTVVAVGEGAAEVRVGDRVAWAGHLGAYAEFALVPAAKLVPLPEGVSARLGAAVMLQGMTAHYLAASTRPLSEGDVCVVHAAAGGVGLLLTQIAKRRGAIVIGTAGSDEKAELARAAGADEVIVYTRQDFAGEVKRLTDGRGVQVIYDSVGQTTFLAGLDVLAPRGMMVLFGQSSGPVPPVDPQLLNQKGSLFLTRPTLGHYVATRDELLWRAGELFSWIAAGELDVRIGAEFALSDAAEAHRALEGRRTTGKVLLRVGGGAE; this is translated from the coding sequence ATGGAAGCCATACGCCTTCACCAGCCCGGCGCCGCCGACGCGATGTGCGTGGAGCAGGTGCCCGTTCCCCAGCCCGGGCCCGGGGAGGCGCTGGTGCGGCTGGAGGCCGCGGGGGTGAACTTCATCGACGTGTACAAGCGCACCGGGCTGTACACGGTGCCGCTCCCCGCCACGCTGGGTGAGGAGGGCGCCGGGACGGTGGTAGCCGTCGGCGAGGGCGCGGCGGAGGTGCGCGTGGGCGACCGCGTGGCGTGGGCCGGCCACCTGGGCGCCTACGCCGAGTTCGCGCTCGTCCCCGCGGCCAAACTCGTCCCGCTTCCTGAAGGCGTCAGCGCGCGGCTGGGCGCGGCGGTGATGCTGCAGGGAATGACGGCGCACTACCTGGCCGCCTCCACCAGGCCCTTGAGCGAAGGCGACGTCTGCGTCGTCCACGCGGCGGCGGGCGGCGTCGGGCTGCTGCTCACCCAGATCGCCAAGCGCCGCGGCGCCATCGTCATCGGCACGGCGGGATCTGACGAGAAGGCGGAGCTGGCGCGCGCGGCGGGGGCCGACGAGGTGATCGTCTACACGCGGCAGGACTTCGCGGGCGAGGTGAAGCGGCTGACCGACGGGCGCGGCGTGCAGGTGATCTACGATTCCGTGGGGCAGACCACCTTCCTCGCCGGACTGGACGTGCTGGCGCCGCGCGGGATGATGGTGCTCTTCGGCCAGTCCAGTGGCCCGGTGCCGCCGGTGGACCCGCAGCTGCTGAACCAGAAGGGCTCGCTGTTCCTCACGCGCCCCACGCTGGGGCACTACGTGGCCACCCGCGACGAGCTGCTCTGGCGCGCGGGCGAGCTGTTCTCGTGGATCGCCGCGGGCGAGCTGGATGTGCGGATTGGTGCCGAGTTCGCCCTGTCCGACGCCGCGGAGGCGCACCGCGCGCTGGAGGGCCGGCGGACCACGGGAAAGGTGCTTTTGCGCGTCGGCGGCGGGGCAGAGTAG